One Cryptomeria japonica chromosome 9, Sugi_1.0, whole genome shotgun sequence genomic window carries:
- the LOC131070976 gene encoding uncharacterized protein LOC131070976, with translation MKKLVDDNARNWNKKVYEALWVDRITPKRAIGMAPYELVYGIGAKVSLPLELAAMRLQTIIKDFFQNALEKRVMYLMKLEEEREMLVDRITEHQNSVKKIFDMRDRPRGFLKGDEVLLWDKRREPKGAHGKYDSLWKGPFKIHEVVGPNAFRLNYSDGTQFYFTVADDVSYPRSPDREPFERSSNSSVMFNMFNKVKKANGS, from the exons atgaagaagttagttgatgataatgccCGGAACTGGAATAAAaaggtatatgaagccttatgggtGGATAGAATTACTCCTAAAAGAGCAATTGGAATGGCACCTTATGAACTGGTGTATGGGATTGGCGCAAAGGTTTCTTTACCTCTGGAATTGGCAGCGATGAGACTTCAAACCATAATTAAGGACTTCTTCCAAAATGCTCTAGAGAAGAGAGTCATGTATTTGATGAAGctggaagaggaaagagagatgttAGTGGATAGAATTACTGAGCATCAAAACAGCGTGAAGAAAATCTTCGATATGAGAGATCGACCAAGAGGGTTCCTAAAAGGAGATGAAGTATTGTTGTGGGACAAAAGAAGGGAACCAAAGGGTGCCCATGGAAAATatgattcattgtggaaaggtccATTCAAGATCCATGAAGTAGTGGGACCGAATGCATTCAGACTAAATTATTCTGATGGAaca CAGTTCTATTTCACGGTCgcggatgatgtttcatatcctcGTTCTCCAGACCGTGAACCATTTGAAcgtagttcaaatagttcagtgatgttcaacatgttcaataaagTTAAAAAGGCCAACGGCAGTTAA